The nucleotide window taaaaaccggTCATGACACCTACTGAAATGCActttttcaatatttacattGTGATGTAACATATTTATATGGGTTAAGTTTTATGCAATTAGGTTACTTATTATGTAAGTGTGATTAATGGGGGTTGGAGGGGGGCCCTATAGGGATATTTTTGCCCAGTACCCCCAGAATTGTTGGCAACACCCCTGCATATATTACTTTATGAGCTGTTATAGTGACATTATGTCCCACAGCGGTCAcagattgttttcataattCTTCTTTCTAGCTGCAGAGAATTTCCTCTCTCCCGTACtcaaaaactttccaaaatTTTCAAACACCAccaattcttttttcttttttttttgacatattgaACAATGAAATCTTTTATCCATTTCAAAACCCACTTACAAAACCAAAACTGGGTTGGGTAacggaagttttgaaattattataggatggccacacgacctaCGGCTCAACTGTcgttttgtggcaaagtgtaaAATTAGgtgatttatttacattttcgcACAATATAAAAGGAAACTTTtcaccaaatttcacacacagGCCACCAGGTTAAATCCACAaccaacgttttttttttttttttatctttgacctcaggaattggctgccatctttaaaagaaaacatcaacttGAGTACCAGCTACACATTGTAAGTCCTCCTCCTAACTTCCAAAAATACTGGgggaaaaatattcaaaataaagtttgtagattgACGCATATTTTTAAGCGGAACATTGTAAAAATATAATACatgaatccctggctcaagATGAACAAAACGATACGGAATACAACATAAACATATTAGGATTGTGGCAGTGGTTAACAAAAACttcagttgccaaggaaattttaaaaaatacttttgtcgattattctaaaaattacatagatctTTTTATCAACCCCAGGagacccaaaaataaaatggttgctatggagataaaaccaagaaaaagccgccattttggaaaaaaaggtatttttcatGAATTAGTCATATGCGACACTGAAGGTAAAAGGGGAGAGTGAGGGGGGGTGTGGcagctgggggggggggctgcttgGAGCTTAAATTCTATTTGCTTTACGTTTTATGAAAACATTAAGATGAGCgcttgtgaataaaaaaaacatggaggatACAAAACTGATGAAAGTgtgaaattttgaaattttacgaAAAACACAAGTTCTTATACTTGAAGCTccacacatttatatatataaaacctgtaattatttttcaatgtaaTACATGGGTGAAACATGCAAATTAAATTTTGTGCTTATTGTAAAaagtttgtcacatttttaccCAAATTGTTAATGAGTTTGGCCTAATAAATTAAGCagtgaagtgattttttttgcataaaattgcattttgataCATTTCTGAACGGATTACCCTTGaatcatttcagaaataaactgaaacttGTTCTCCAGGACAGCCTTGAAAATCCTCAGGGtcaaatttcaaacagaaaatcatGAAAAACTTCATTTCCCCTTAACCATCTTcaattttctttgaatttcaCTTCAGAGTTTTACTCTACACTTCATATTATATCATAATAGTATTATCAGCAAACAGTTGTGCACCTGTTTGGTTCACATTTTCCGGGTATATTTTGAGCACCTCGTGCGTAATTACGCATGGAATCAAACACCCACCTTGATCTGTGTTGCGCTTGTGACCAGTTGGCGCGCACGGTCCACCCCAGGACAGCCTTCAGATAGCGGGAACAGCAGGGGAACCTGTGATCCAGATGCTCCAGGAGTTCCTCTTTGCGCAATCCGTAAACAACCGCCGCAATGCACTGCGCCAAGCTGAAGAAGGCGAAGACCACCACGGCGGACAGGTCCTTGGTTTTCTGTTGGATGAGTTTGTGCTGTCTCAGAGTTCCCAGCACGAAGTTCACAAAGTTGGGGAGGATGCACAGAGCCAGCTGGGTGCCGTGCAGCGCGATGGTTCTGCATCCGGCCCGGTTGCGCCGGTTCAGCACCCCGAGCCGCCTCCCCTCCCGCAGAATCCGCACGTACGTGTAGAGGATGACCAGCGTGCACGCGCTGATGAAGACCATCTTCTCGCGCTTGCCTCCCGTCAGCTGCTCCTTCCCGCACGAGCCGTCCTCTGGCGGGTCGTGCGTCGTCCTCGGCTGCGCCAGCAGGCTGAGCGGGATCAGCAGCGCCACCGTCCAGGTGAGCAGCCCCAGCAGCCAGGGCCAGCGGCCCGCCGCGAAGGAGGCGCTGTAGCGCAGCGGGTGGCACACGGCGCAGAAGCGGTCCAGGGCCATGACGGTGAGCGTCAGCAGGATGTTGGAGGCGCTGCTGATCAGCAGGGTGATCATCGCCCGGCACGCGGGGGGGCTGGGCCGCGCGCTCACGTGGATCTGGTAGTAGAAGACGCTGTTGGTGCCCATGTGGACCAGCGCGGACACCAGCAGGTGGAAGATCAGCACGAAGCGGGCCTGGCCGCGCAGGCTCCCCGCGCGCACGATGGTCCAGTTGATGATGAGGTTGAAGAAGAGGAGCAGCGAGAAGGAGGCGGTGGAGACGTAAAAGCGCACGACGGAGTAGTCCTCTGTGGAGTTGGTGGTGCCATTGGAGAACATTGTTCCTCAGCTGGGCTCGGCGGGGTTcgtggatggatggaggaggCTGTGGAGCTGGTGGGGAAGGAGGGCTACGCGCAGCATGGTCCTCTCCGTCTGCGCTCCGACAGAAGACTGACTCAGACGTCCTCTGTGTCTCCTTCCCCTGCCTCCCTCgtgcaccccccccccacacacacagacacaagtACACACCTTCATTCTTTCACTTCTGCTGATGTCTTAACAGCCTCACCAAAACCAAGAAACCCTCATCTGCTTTgaattcaaaaaacattttagtctgaaagagaagaaaactcACGTCTGCTGTGCctgaaaaaactttaagaagtttgagaaaaaagaagaacaacaagaagacagaaaaacaaacatggttCCCTTTAAAGTTGGTCAAATCAGACATAAAAATGCCTTAATAGTAAAAGGTGAGGTTTAAAATAGAGGtgcttcaaaaatgtctttgaaaatCCCCATAGTATAAACTTGGTCCTCGTTTGttgtcctgtagttcatcgtcattccactaggggcagttgAGGGACATTTTCcggctcatttcaaaatggctgcccctgTGAcacctcaaaaacacttttggcgggaaaaagtttaacTAATTTTCACAagtttatggtgagaataattCATGTTTGttatcatttctaacttgtttaattttgacaaaatatatttttatgaagag belongs to Oryzias melastigma strain HK-1 linkage group LG18, ASM292280v2, whole genome shotgun sequence and includes:
- the zgc:194312 gene encoding olfactory receptor 14A16, yielding MFSNGTTNSTEDYSVVRFYVSTASFSLLLFFNLIINWTIVRAGSLRGQARFVLIFHLLVSALVHMGTNSVFYYQIHVSARPSPPACRAMITLLISSASNILLTLTVMALDRFCAVCHPLRYSASFAAGRWPWLLGLLTWTVALLIPLSLLAQPRTTHDPPEDGSCGKEQLTGGKREKMVFISACTLVILYTYVRILREGRRLGVLNRRNRAGCRTIALHGTQLALCILPNFVNFVLGTLRQHKLIQQKTKDLSAVVVFAFFSLAQCIAAVVYGLRKEELLEHLDHRFPCCSRYLKAVLGWTVRANWSQAQHRSRERTLTTLTIISEEITHVDRDEDEEETVVAGQPSLT